The nucleotide window CGGACGAGGCCCGCCGCGTGGCCGCCCGGCTGGCGGCGGAATGGCGGGCCACCGAGGCCGCGCTCGCCGAGCTCGAGGCGGAGATCCCCTATCCCCTCAGCCGGGTCGTCACCGACATCGAGCAGGCCCTCGCCCGCAAGAGCTTCCACGACCGGATCACCGAGAAGCTGGCCGCGGACCCCGCATGGGAGTGAGGCGGGCCCTCCTCGATGTGCGCCCGCTGCGCTCGTCGGCACCGTACCGGCGGCTCTGGGGCGGGCGGACACTCTCCGGGCTCGGCAGCCAGATGACGCTCGTCGCCGTGATGTACCAGGTCTGGCAGATGACGCACAGCACCGCCTGGACCGGCGCGGTGGGCCTCGCCAGGGCCGTGCCGCTCCTCGTCCTGGGGCTCTTCGCCGGATCCGTCGTCGACCGCGTGGACCGGCGGACCTGCTATCTGGCCGCCACCTGTGGCCAGACCGTCTGTTCCCTGCTGCTGGCCGTCCAGGGCTTCCTCGGCGGCCTGCCGACCCCGGGCGTGCTGCTGCTGGTCGCCGTGCAGTCCGGCTTCGGGGCCGGCAGCGGTCCGGCGGTCCGTACCTTCATCCCCCGCCTGCTTCCCGAGGACCAGCGCGCGGCCGGGCTGGCGCTGAACCGGATCGCCTTCCAGGGCGCCATGCTGACCGGCCCGGCGTTGGGCGGGCTGCTCCTGAACGGGCTGGGCCCCGGGGGCTGCTACCTGGTCGACGCGCTCACCTTCGCCGCGGCGCTGCACGGTGCGCGCGGCCTGCCGCGGATGCACCCCGGGGACGAGCCCGCCAGGCCGGGTCTGCGCGGGGTGCGGGACGGCCTGGCCTTCCTGGTGCGCACGCCCGTCATTCGCGGGGCGCTCCTGACCGACCTGGCCACCACCGTGCTGTCGATGCCGATCAGCCTGTTTCCCCTGATCAACGCGGAACGGTTCGGCGGCGGCCCCGGCACTCTCGGGCTGTTCCTGACCGCCCTCGCGGCCGGCGGCATCGTCGCGTCCGTCCTCTCCGGGACCTTCACCCGGAGCGCACGCCCCGGCCTGGTGATGCTCGGCGGGTCGGCGGCGTGGGGCATGGCGCTCACCCTGTTCGGCCTCTCGTCCCACCCGTGGGTCGGGCTGGGATTTCTGGTCCTGGCCGGCGCGGCCGACACGGTGTCCGTGGTGTGCCGCAACACCCTCGTCCAGCGGCACACCCCGGACGAACTGCTGGGCCGGGTCGGCGCCGCGGAGCAGATCGTCGGGCAGGCCGGACCGGACCTCGGCAATATGCGCCAAGGCCTGCTGGCCGACGCCACGTCAGGGGTGACCGCGCTGGTCAGCGGCGGCCTGCTGTGCGTCGGCGCGGTCGCCCTGGTGGGCGCCGCGACACCGGGGCTGCGCGGGTGCTCCACGGCGTCGCCCCGCCCCCGGGACGCTGCGGTGGCCGCCCCGGAGAAGGCTCAGAAGAATTCCGGGAAAGGTGTCGATCCGGCCGACGCCCCTTCGACGCGAGGGTGAGAGGCGGGAGCCGGCGCCGCCCTCCGGAGCACTGGACCGTGACCGCCGAGGTCCGCGAGATCGCCGAGCGCTGAGCGGGCACCCCGACCTGCCGCCCGGCGTGCGTCCCGCTCCTCGGCTTCCCCCGGTCCGCGCGCTGACGGGTGGGGAACCGGGCCCCTCGCCTCCGTCGTGTCACATTCGTCCCACCGGATACGTCATGTCGGTGACGAACCTGGCGGGGACGGATCCGACGGGGAGCGGAACGGGGAAAGGTGAGACGGGGGAAGGGTGAGACGGATGGATGATCATGAGTGGCTGGCGGAGCGCTTCGAGGAGAACCGGAGCCATCTGCGGGCGGTGGCCTACCGGATGCTGGGGTCGCTGACCGAGGCGGAGGACGCCGTCCAGGAGGCCTGGCTGCGGCTCGACCGGTCCGGTGCGGACGGTGTGGAGAATCTGGGCGGCTGGCTGACGACGGTCGTGGGGCGGGTGTGCCTGGACCAGCTGCGCAGGCGCACGGCCCGGCGCGAGGACCCGCTCGAGGTGCATGTCCCCGAGCCGGTCGTGCGGCGGCTGGATGCCGACGGCCCGGAGGACGCGGCGGTGCTGGCCGACTCCGTGGGGCTGGCGCTGCTCGTCGTCCTGGAGACCCTCTCCCCCGTCGAACGGCTGGCCTTCGTGCTGCACGACATGTTCGCGATGCCCTTCGACGAGATCGCGCCGATCGTCGACCGCACGCCCGCCGCCGCCCGGCAGCTCGCCAGCCGGGCCCGGCGGCGCGTTCAGGGCACCGCCCCGGCCCCCGATCCCGATCTCGCCCGGCAGCGGGAGGTGGTCGACGCCTTCCTCGCCGCCTCGCGCGGTGGCGACTTCGATGCGCTGCTCGCCGTCCTCGACCCGGATGTGGTGCTGCGCGCCGACGGCGGTGCCGCGCGCGGCGGGATGTCGAAGCTGGTGCGCGGGGCGCGGGCGGTCGTCGAACAGGCCCTGCTGTTCTCCGGGTTCGCGCCGTTCGCCCGGCCGGCGCTGGTCAACGGCGCCCCCGGGCTGGTCACGGCGCCGGGCGGGGAGCCGCTCTCGGTCATGGGCTTCACCATTGCCCACGGGAAGGTCGTCGAGATCAACATCCTCGCCGACCCGGCACGGCTGCGGCGGCTGGATCTTACGTTCCTCGACGGCTGAGGGAGGGAGCGAGGACGGGCCACCGGGAGCGTGCGGGCCCTCGGTGTCCAGATCCCGTACGTGGCAAGGCAGTTGACCCTACGCTGACGCCGTGACCGCCGCCCCGGACCCCGCGCCCCCGCACCCGTCCCCGTCTCTCACCACCCCACCCGCCGGCCCTCCCCTCTGGCGCGACCGGCGGTTCGTGCTGCTCGCCTCCGCCCGTACGATCTCGGTCCTGGGAAACGGCTTCGCGCGGGTGGCGCTGTCGTTCGCCGTTCTGGCGCTACCGGGGGCGGGGCCCGGGCAGCTGTCGCTGGTGCTCGCCTGCCAGGCGGTCCCGCAGCTGGCGTTCGTGCTCGTCGGCGGGGTGCTGGCGGACCGGGTGTCGCGCTCCCGGCTGATGATCGTCGCCGACCTCGTGGGCGCGGCCGCCTATGCCGGACTCGCGGCGATGGTCCTCACGGGGCATGCGCCGCTGTGGGCGCTGTGCACGCTGGCCGCGCTGGCGGGGACGGCCACCGCGCTGTTCTCCCCCGCGATGGACGGCGTCATTCCGCTACTCGTGCCCGCCGGACGGCTGCAACGGGCCAACGGGCTGCTGCGGGTGGGGATGAACAGCTCGATGCTGCTCGGGCTGGCACTGTCCGGGGTGGCCGTGGCACTCGTCGGCGCCGGGTGGGCGCTGGCCCTCAACGCGGCCTCCTTCGTGGTGAGCGCGCTGCTGATCCGCGGTCTCCGGCTGTCCGCGCGGCCCCGCCCCAGGGTCTCCGGCTGGTCCGAACTGCGAAACGGCTGGCGGGAGTTCGCCGGACGGCAGTGGCTGTGGGTCGTCGTGGTGCAGTACGCGTTCGTCGTGGCCGCGCTCAACGCCAATGCCGGGGTGCTGGGGCCGCTGGCGGCCGACGGCGGGCTGGGCGGTGCGCGGCCCTGGTCCCTGATCGTCGCCGCGCAGGCACTGGGCACCATTACGGGCGCCGGGCTGGCCGCCCGCCTCCGGGTGCGCCGCCCGGTCCTGGTCGCCGTATTGGCCACCTTCCCGTCGGCGCTCCCGATCGCCCTGCTCGCCGTGCGGGCGCCGGTGCCGCTGATCGCGCTCGCCATGTTCGGCTCGGGCATGGCGGCCGACGTCTTCGGGGTGCTGTGGGCGACCACCATCCAGCGGGAGATCCCCGAGGCGGCACTGTCCCGCGTCAGTTCCTACGACTGGTTCGGCTCACTGGCCTTCGCTCCGCTCGGCCTGCTGGTCGCGGGGCCGGTCGCGACGCACCTCGGCGTGGGCCGTGCGCTCGCCGGCTGCGCCGCGCTGATCGTCCTCGCCACGGCCGCCGCCCTGCTCTCCCCGCAGGTACGTGGCCTGCGCGCGCCCGGGCCGTCCCACAGCGGCGAGGCATCGGGCGGCCCGTGAAGGCGGGGAGCGGCGGATCCGGAACGGTGCGCCCTTCGCCTCGTCCGACCCATCCGCCCGTCCTCCCGTCCGCACCCCATCCCTCACCGCCCCGCCAGCCCCGTCCGTACCACCGTGACGATCTCCTCGTCGGAGAGCCCCAGATGGCGGGCCTCGGCGATCAGCCGCTCTGCGGTCTCCCCCAGGCGGGCACGGGCGGGGGAGGCGGAGCCGGTGACCACCGCGCCGCGGCCGCGGCGGAGTTCGATCAGGCCCTCCTCCTTGAGGCGCTGATAACCCCGCAGCACCGTATGGACGTTCACGCCGAGCGACGCGGCGAGTTCGCGGGCGGCCGGCAGCCGCTCACCGGCGTCCACCGTGCCGTCGGCGACGGCGCCGCGGACACAGGCCGCGATCTGGTCGCCGAGCGGGACGGACGAGCTGGGGTCGACCCGGAAGAGCACCTCAGCCTCCTTGCCGCGAACGGGCGCGATCGGTGTACGTATTGAGCAGTGCGGCGGCGGTCGCGGCGTCGTCGACCGTCACCACGAATTCCTTGCCGTTGGTCAGCCGTACCACCATGCCCTCCCCCGAGCGCAGCACGAAGCCGCTGCGGCCGGCGCGGATGCGGTAGCCCCAGCCGCCGAACTCGGTGAAGCAGGCGATCCGCCGGCTGCCGACCTCCGCGATGCGATCGAGGGCTATCCGCCGGAAGCGGCAACGCGAGGACAGCAGCGTCGGCGAGATGGTCAGCCCACGCCGGTCCA belongs to Streptomyces sp. NBC_01454 and includes:
- a CDS encoding MFS transporter; translation: MTAAPDPAPPHPSPSLTTPPAGPPLWRDRRFVLLASARTISVLGNGFARVALSFAVLALPGAGPGQLSLVLACQAVPQLAFVLVGGVLADRVSRSRLMIVADLVGAAAYAGLAAMVLTGHAPLWALCTLAALAGTATALFSPAMDGVIPLLVPAGRLQRANGLLRVGMNSSMLLGLALSGVAVALVGAGWALALNAASFVVSALLIRGLRLSARPRPRVSGWSELRNGWREFAGRQWLWVVVVQYAFVVAALNANAGVLGPLAADGGLGGARPWSLIVAAQALGTITGAGLAARLRVRRPVLVAVLATFPSALPIALLAVRAPVPLIALAMFGSGMAADVFGVLWATTIQREIPEAALSRVSSYDWFGSLAFAPLGLLVAGPVATHLGVGRALAGCAALIVLATAAALLSPQVRGLRAPGPSHSGEASGGP
- a CDS encoding GntR family transcriptional regulator, producing the protein MLFRVDPSSSVPLGDQIAACVRGAVADGTVDAGERLPAARELAASLGVNVHTVLRGYQRLKEEGLIELRRGRGAVVTGSASPARARLGETAERLIAEARHLGLSDEEIVTVVRTGLAGR
- the sigJ gene encoding RNA polymerase sigma factor SigJ, encoding MDDHEWLAERFEENRSHLRAVAYRMLGSLTEAEDAVQEAWLRLDRSGADGVENLGGWLTTVVGRVCLDQLRRRTARREDPLEVHVPEPVVRRLDADGPEDAAVLADSVGLALLVVLETLSPVERLAFVLHDMFAMPFDEIAPIVDRTPAAARQLASRARRRVQGTAPAPDPDLARQREVVDAFLAASRGGDFDALLAVLDPDVVLRADGGAARGGMSKLVRGARAVVEQALLFSGFAPFARPALVNGAPGLVTAPGGEPLSVMGFTIAHGKVVEINILADPARLRRLDLTFLDG
- a CDS encoding MFS transporter gives rise to the protein MGVRRALLDVRPLRSSAPYRRLWGGRTLSGLGSQMTLVAVMYQVWQMTHSTAWTGAVGLARAVPLLVLGLFAGSVVDRVDRRTCYLAATCGQTVCSLLLAVQGFLGGLPTPGVLLLVAVQSGFGAGSGPAVRTFIPRLLPEDQRAAGLALNRIAFQGAMLTGPALGGLLLNGLGPGGCYLVDALTFAAALHGARGLPRMHPGDEPARPGLRGVRDGLAFLVRTPVIRGALLTDLATTVLSMPISLFPLINAERFGGGPGTLGLFLTALAAGGIVASVLSGTFTRSARPGLVMLGGSAAWGMALTLFGLSSHPWVGLGFLVLAGAADTVSVVCRNTLVQRHTPDELLGRVGAAEQIVGQAGPDLGNMRQGLLADATSGVTALVSGGLLCVGAVALVGAATPGLRGCSTASPRPRDAAVAAPEKAQKNSGKGVDPADAPSTRG